The following DNA comes from Triticum aestivum cultivar Chinese Spring chromosome 3D, IWGSC CS RefSeq v2.1, whole genome shotgun sequence.
CGGACGTCGCCGGGCAGCTCCTCGCCGCCTATGCCAGGCACGGCCGCGCCGATGAGGCCCACCACGTGTTCGACGCAATGCCGTCGAAGAGGGCCACCATGTCATGGAACACGCTCATCTCCGCGTACTCGGTCTGCTGCGACCCCAACAATGCAATGGCTACGTTTGCGCGCATGGCCGCTGCTGGCGAGGCGCTCCCCGACGCCGTGACTTGGACGACGCTGCTCTCGGCGCACGCGAGGTGCGGTAAGCACCCGGTGGTTCTTGAACTGTTCGGAGACATGCACCGCAGCGGATGCGAAGGTAACGCCGAGTCCGTGGCTGTGGCGCTCTCCGCGTGCCCTTATGCCGGCGACCTCGCATTGGCGAAAGGGAGGGCGATACATGGCTACGGCGTCGCGAAGGGCGTCGTGCGTGGCTACCTGTTCGTGACGAACTCCCTGGTGTGCATGTACGGCAAGCTGGGGAAGATGGACGACGCCCGGGAGGTTTTCCGGGAAGCCGGGGAGAGGAACACCGTGACATGGAACGCCCTCATCACCAGCTACGCTGCTGCTGGGATGTGCGACGAAGCGTTGAACGTGCTCGTCCGGATGGAGCAGCGAGGCGGCATGGTTGCTCCCAATGTGATGAGCTGGAGCGCTGTCATCGGCGGCTTCGCGTCGTCCGGGGACAATGAGCGCGCACTGGAGCTGTTCCGGCGGATGCAACAGCAATGGCTTTCGCCGAACGTGGTGACCTTAGCTACCGTTCTCTCAGCCTGCACCGAGCAGCTGGCGGTGCGGCTCGGTCGGGAGGTCCATGCCGATGCGATCAGATCCATGGTCGACCGGCACTCGCTCGTCGCGAACGGGCTCATCAACATGTACGCCAAGTGCGGGAGAGTCGCCGACGCACGCACGGTGTTCGACGGTATGAAGAGCAGGGACCTGGTCTCCTGGAACTCTATGTTGGCCGGCTATGGGATGCACGGCCTGTGCGACGACGCCCTGGCAGTGTTCACAGACATGGCAGAAGCTAAGGTCGATCCTGACGGTGTCACCTTCGTCGCCGTTCTGTCCGCGTGTAGCCACGCAGGGCGGGTGTCCGAGGGCCGCCGTCTGTTCGATCAGATGATACTGGAGCACAAGATTTCCCCATCCATGGAGCACTACACGTGCATGGTAGACCTCCTGGGGCGGGCTGGCTTGCTCAAGGAGGCGTCCGAGTTCATCGAGACGATGCCGATGGGAGCCGACCTGTGCGTGTGGGGCGCGCTGCTCAACTCCTGCAGGATCCATGGGGACGCAGCAATGGCCGAAGCCACCATAGCGAAGGCTCTGCAggccggcgtggtgaccaccggcAACCACACGCTGATCACGAACCTGTACGCCGCGTGCGGGATGTGGGACGACTCCAAGAGGGTGAGGGTGATGACGAGGGAGGCCGGCTTGAGGAAGAACCCGGGGCAGAGCTGGGTTGAGGTGAAGAACAAGGTGTTTGCCTTCATGGCCGGCAGCGTCCCGCCGTCGATGCCCAGAGCTGAGGACGTCTTCAGAGTGCTCGACGATTTGTATCGCGAAATGGATGACCAGAGACGCGCCATAGAGGAGGATCACATTGTAAACGTTTGATAGAAGAGAAAGCTTTTGCAGATAGATGTATCTCGTACAGCAGGCAAACAGAGTGAGAGATACTGAAGAACTTGGGCGAGCTGCAGAGTGTTCAGAGTGGAACTTGTGAGCCGAAGAAGAGCCTGAGGGTCCTGCAGATCTCGGCGGGCTCTGCCATGGCGCCGTTGCCGTAGTCCCCGCAGGCGAGCCGCTTGGTCACCGGAGGGATGAGGGAGACGCCGAGGCCGGCGACGACGTCAAGGTGTCGCCTAGTGAAGGGGTTGTCCCACATGAAGGTGTTCATGGCCCGCGCGACGTAGATGGGCTTGCTGTAGTCCCACGCGCGCACCACGCACGTCAGGAGGTTGTCGCACAGCCCGCCGGCGATCTGAGCGCGGCGGATCGAGAGAAAAAAGTGGTCAAAACAGAGCAGCAACGGAACTCCGCATGACTCGGTGTTCAGCTGTTCACGGTATTGCCTACCTTGGCCAGGGTGTTGGCCGAGAGCGGCGCGATGAGCATGGCGTCGGCCCACTTGCGCAGCTCGATGTGCAGGACCTCGTCGCCGATCCTCCGCCAGGTGGACCACTCGTCGGCGTCGGTGAGGAGGGCGACGCCGCTCGGGAAGGACTCCCTGTCGATGAAGTGCAGGGACGAGGCCGTCGCCACCGCCCGGACGTCGGCCCACTCGGCGAGGCTCCGGCAGAGGATCTCGAACTTGATCGCCGCCACGCTGCCGGAGGCGGCGACCAGGACGCGGGGCCTCCGAGGCCGGGCGGCGCCGGCGCCCGGCGACGGCTGCTCTTGCGTGGCCATTGCACTTGTGAATTACGATGGCTCTACGTGTTGGAAATGAAAAGGCAACTCTCTGAAATCACTGAAGGGAGATGGGAAGTAATTGCGGCACTCACACCTCTAGATCGCAAACTCAGCAGGAGGGGGACAAGAAAGGCCGGTGTTAGCTGGAGAAACAAACAGCAGTAAATTGCGCCAGCGATCCAgagcgcagcagcagcagcaacaggcaCAGCATCGCATCGAGACGCATTCACCAGTCACCACCCAAGGACAACACATTTTCATTCGGATCTGCCCAGTTCAGATCTTATTAAAAGCCATGACTCAAGAGTTcaaggcgcaggggggaggcccgaGAGCTCGACGAGCACGATCGCACTGTCCATGGTTTCAACACGCACTGTCCATGGTTTCAACACAGACAAGTTCTCCAAGGGACAAATTCAGTTTCTGGTTCCTGGAGTCTTAGaccgacgacgacgatgacaatCAATGCAATCGCCTTGTCTGCTCTCTCGCTGCCTACATGCTGTCCGAGATCGACCTCAGCTTCCCGTCACGACGCCAGAAAGCGTTGTCCTTCTTCTCCACGGCCAGCAGTTCCTCGAAGGCGGTATCGCGCACCCCTTTGGCGAAGGCTCCTTCACGGATTCTCTTCTCCGCTTCATCGTTGCTCTCCTCCATCTGCCACGACGAAAGGTTTGGTGTCAAAACACCTGGCAGTTCATATCACGGGGCAAAGGTGCTTGCTTGTGAGCAGAACAGAAGCGCGTTACCAGTTTGTAGCACGATGACAGCTGAAGCTGCTCATGGAGATTATGGTAAATGCTGGCATCTTTCTTTAGTCTTTCATATTCAAATTCCAACTTATCCACCTACAGCAATGCCCAAGGGTATAAAAAAGGCTGAAGTCGGCACAACATTGCATCTTCGAATGTTAACAGCATTTCTTAGTTGATGTCGGTatgtatttatttttctctaatgCCTCACCTGTTGACATAGGCGAAGGTGGTCATGTGAAGACCTACCATTACGACTGTTAGATAACATGGCCTTCCTTATTGTGATGCTTCTTCGGGTGTTCTCAGACCTGAGACGCACAACACATTACTGAGAGTTTGTACAACATGTGGGGTATGCATGTCTGAACTCTGAAGGGTAAAGCTGAATGCAAATAGTCACATACTTTTGTAGTAGTTCGTCCCTCGCATCTACAAGAGTGCTAAGAAACTCATGGACCTGAAAAAACAAGGTAGAGGTACATGGAGAAATTGGTAAAAGGCACGAAGCCGTGAAGATAACAAAATATATACTGTTTTCGGCTGCAAACTTGCTTTGGACAAACCCTCCAATACAGGTATGGTCCATGGTGATCTAACCAAATAAAGGTAAATCTTTAATCATATAAACACTGAACACCTTAAATTCTCATAAAAACACTAATTAGACGCACAGATTCTACTCTGCCCCAGTTAAACTGCACAATAACTCCACACCGGTGCACAATTTAGCTATGGAAGTTCACAGAACCACCAAAAATTATGTTCCTCTTTTAGAACGCACTCAAATCACACCAACCTCCACATTCAAATCAATTGAAGATGCAAAGCAGAACCGAAGAAAATAGTGTACAACCTGGTGAAAGAATTCTTCAATACCACCAAAAGCCCCAAACAACCGACGATACTCCTCGGTGATCCTTTGTTTCATTGGACCACTCAACCGGGGGAGGAGCAAGGTGTTCGGTGTTGGCCCCTTTTCCTCCTCAACAGCCCCCAACTTAGCTGTGCGATCCATgccctcctgcttcctcctcgggTTTTTTCTCTTCTTCCCACCGCCACCAGCAAGTGGCAATGATGGTTGGGGTGATTGAGGTGGGACCTGACGGGACAGGATGACACTAATAGCAAGGAGGACGAGATGGGAAACCCGCATGGTTGTAGATCTGTCGCGGAAGGTTTGCGGCGAAACCCTCAATCGCAAGAGCAACATAAAGCTAGATCTAGATTTACTTTCCACATAAAAATGACTTATTTTGTATTCTAGTGGGGGTCACGGGTTATCACTTTGCTTGCGGCGTGTTTgcgtaagagcaactctagcagatgccGGAAATCCGCCCTCCCCACAAAATAAGCACCGATATACGGTACCGGATGAAAAAGGGTCCCGAACAGGTATTGTATATTGGCCGGACTCGTATATTTTTGGCGGCGGGCTCTAAAAATCAGCCCGCACCCGCCAaattccccctccccctcctcggtTTTGCCGCCAGGTCACTCCCTCTCCCCCCCCCAACAATCAACACCATGGAGTCGCATCAGCCCCCGCCCTGCGTTTCCAAGCGCCGGCGGCCCAATCGGCACCTCCTCGTCCCCTCGTCGCTCCCGCGTCCGTGTTACCCACCGCCGCACTTATTCCTTCCGCCGCCAATGTGAAGTGGAAGCGGCAGGGCAATCACGTCGTCCATGGAGCCGGGGCTGCCGCCGCGGCCCAATCGGCGCCGCCTCACCTGTATAACGTTTTTGTGGGTCAGGATAGcgcatctgctagagttgctctaaaagATGGAGGATTTCACGCTAGACGTTTCATTTTGGAACTCCTTCCCTTTCTGTGAACTTCCTAAGTCAATAGAGCTATTGATGTCATTAATAGCATTCCCGAATCGCACCACCAGTTGACTGAGAAAACAGATGCATCATTCTCAATCAGTATGTCCTAATCTCTTCTAGCCACTTCCTCCATCCGGGACTAACCCCCTCCCCCAGCCCCCGCACCACCATGTATTTTGGGACAAATTTTGACTATCTATATCACTAACAAAATATGATTTATATGCTACAAAAAGTATGCCATTAGATTCGTATACGAAAGAGAATTCCCACCGTATGTTTTTGTGACATATAATTTATGTTTTAGTATTAGTTAAATTCATGGTCAAAGTTATGAGGGGGGCTAATAAACCCAGACGAAGGAAATAATATGTAATTAAGAGCGTATAATCAGGTCTGACCTACCACAAGGCAGGAATGGGGCACTTGCCCCGCTTTCTCTCTTTCAAATTGCAACTATGTAACTGAGCTTTGGGGGGAAGGTATATTTTATGGTAAATTACCACTAAGGAAAGTTATAACTATATCAAAGTCCATCAAAATGGAAAAAATCTTTTTTTTTGTCTACTGTATTGAGCCTCTGACAATCAAGTTGTGTATACACTATACAGCCCTCCAAATCAAAGAAATAAAACTGTGAGTTGAGGTTGTTTATTAGGAAGAGAACACTTTGTTAGAATAGTTCCATATGTGAACACTGGCACACAACAAGGATATACTAGGTTTTCATTTTGAGTATGATTAAACTAAACATATCAAAGCAACAAAACCACTGATTCCCTGCTAATGCAGTTACTCAAATGGTGCCAGGCTGTAATTACAAAAGGATGTCAGCATTATGTGCCACAGTTACTAACAAAAGCCCAATTTGACGGTGATGACAATTAACCACTAGTAAAACTGGACCCATTTTTTTTGGAATGGGTTTCAGTGTCATTGGAGTAGCATCGTAAAATCCATAATAATTTAACTATCATTGGCGGTAAAAATTCAAGTCAAAGCATTTAGCAGAACCAACAACACACCGACATCCCGTCGCAGATGGACTAATGAAGCATGCACCTACCTAGCAATGGGAGCCCATTTGGTatcttactccctccattccaaattattTGAATCTAATTTTGCCCTATGTCAATCTTCTTTATATTTGACCAAGTCTATAGACAAATGTGGTAATATCTATAACATTGAACATATATAGTATGTAAACATgttttatgatgaatctaatgaaacTAATTTGGTGTTGTGGATGTTAATATAGTTGTCCATAGACTTAAGTCAAACTTCCTTGGAACAGAGAGAACATAGAACTtcaagtaatttggaatggagaggAGTACTTCTCTAATCAAGCCGTTAAACTCCAATACTAGCTTGCAATCGAAACAAACACCAATTCTAGACTAGACATTAGTAGGGGCTATCTGCGTTCGCAGTTGTTGGGGCCACCAAACCAATCCCACAATTGGTAGCACAGCAAAACCTGTCATTGGAGCAGAGCAGGGATCCTACGCTCAGCACATTAGTGCAAGGAAGCTAATAAGGATGCCGAGAAGGGTTGCATTGCATAGGGCGCACCCACCAACCTGGTCAATGGTGAGGGACTGGACCTGGCTGGCCCGCGCGAGCTCGTCGTACCGCGCGGTGATCCGCCGCTGCAGCGCGCCGGCCACCGAAGCGAGCGGGAACCGGGGCCGCGGCGGCAGCGCGTCGTGGCTAACGCCGCCCGCCGCCTGCGAGGCGGCCCCGTCGCCGCCCTGCTTCGGCTGCTGCTTCCGcctcgccctccgccgccgcctcttgtcctctccgccctcgtcctcctcggccGGCGCGCTCGGCTCGAGCGCCGCGGccgccggctcgggcggcgttagCCGGGGCCtccggaggcggtggcggcggttcAGGTGGAGGGCAATGAGGAGCGccgccggcggggcggcgaggagcaCGAGGAGGATGAGGAGTAGCGCTGCGAGGGCTAGCGGCAAGTCCATCGCCGGCGAGGGCTCGTCATCCCCAGCCGGGTCTGGACCCTAGACTCACTGGCTCTCGAATTAGTACTAGTATTTTCGTGCTTGGGAAGTGGGAAGTGGGGTGCGAGGGATGCGAGGAAGAAGTGATGGGTTTGAAGTCTCCGGGCGGCAGAGCCAGAGCGCCTGCTCGCTCAGCTCTTCGAGTGCTCTACAAGTGGTAGCCTCAAGAGAGGGGCGTGTGCACGAGACGCGAGGTGAGAGCAGTAGTGGTCGAGGCTGGCTGTGGACCACGGATAAGGACGACCGACGAAGAGACGGAAGAGGATTTGTAGCACCCGAACATTCATTAGTTAAAAAAAAACACAGGGTATTCGAAAAGAAAGAACTGGGATTTTGGGGAGTATCAAACGTGTCCAATCTACTTCCGTGTAAAATTTCGTCAAAAAATACCAGAAAATGTAACTGtggcaaacaaataaaaaaaatcctatgtATAAAGAAAAAACCGTGTGGATGGATTGTAGATTGGAGTGTATTTTCTTTGCCATGGATACATTTTctaatattttttcatgaattttctTACGAGAGTAGATCGTGCATACTGGTTTGATATcccaaaattttagattttttttaaaaaaattgcaggTAATTTTGAATTTAAAATTCATATAAGGGGTGGAGCATCTGGGTGCTCCTATGTATTTCCCACCATGAGGATGACTACAAAACCAACATCCACAACGTGGATCACCAAAATGTTTTAAACATTTGACATGGCTGCGTGCATCCAACTCAAACAGGCTTGCTGGATTAGGAGAGAAAGACTATTTGtttaggccaactccaatgcacgatcCATTTCGTTTGTCCAGTTCATTTGATAAAAATGGATAACTGTGGCAACCCAATGTGCGAGTGCAACCTCAAATTATGTCTGTCTAGTGTCCACCTCGACCAAAATCCGGTGTAAATTTGGGCTGGATTTGCGTCCACACGGACACGAGGCGGACCCGCACGCGTCCTTTCCTCGTCCGCCCTAGGGCCCGCGTGTCGGCCATGCAAACACTTCCCTGTTGgtaaacgtagtagaaaacaaaaaatcacGCCTATGCACGCccaagaacaatatgaagatgcataattgATAACACATAAGTACAAGAGATCGCAACAATTTTTTAGGGTAGTATtttacccaaatttattgattcaacacaaagGGAGTCaaaaatatttgcaagtattagtagttgagttgccaattcaatcacacctggagaataaatatttacaacaaagtgtttagtaacaCATAATTTGATAGCAGTGGtgacaatagcagttttgtagtgattgtaacaacaatagcaacgaaagtaacttagtaaagatcaatatgtgaaaagtttagacattggatcagtgatgaatatttgtgtcggatgatattcatcatataacagtcacaacctagaacgatatacaatagctccaattcatcaatataatgtaggcatgtattccgtatatagtcatatatgcttataataaaaacttgcatggcatcttttgtcctaccctcccgtggagtCGGGGCCCataagaaaactaagggatattaatgcctctaATAGAGAAGCGGAACAAAGGactaacacacggtgaatacatgaactcctcaaactacatgTTTGACGAGTTATTGTGCATTATTGCATAAAATAGTTCTTTTGGTGAGTTTTAAGTGCAAATTTTATTTATAAATATTCCTTCACACATGCACTAATACATGACACTAGCTTGCACATG
Coding sequences within:
- the LOC123077718 gene encoding uncharacterized protein isoform X2 gives rise to the protein MLLLRLRVSPQTFRDRSTTMRVSHLVLLAISVILSRQVPPQSPQPSLPLAGGGGKKRKNPRRKQEGMDRTAKLGAVEEEKGPTPNTLLLPRLSGPMKQRITEEYRRLFGAFGGIEEFFHQVHEFLSTLVDARDELLQKSENTRRSITIRKAMLSNSRNGRSSHDHLRLCQQVDKLEFEYERLKKDASIYHNLHEQLQLSSCYKLMEESNDEAEKRIREGAFAKGVRDTAFEELLAVEKKDNAFWRRDGKLRSISDSM
- the LOC123077718 gene encoding uncharacterized protein isoform X1 translates to MDLPLALAALLLILLVLLAAPPAALLIALHLNRRHRLRRPRLTPPEPAAAALEPSAPAEEDEGGEDKRRRRRARRKQQPKQGGDGAASQAAGGVSHDALPPRPRFPLASVAGALQRRITARYDELARASQVQSLTIDQVHEFLSTLVDARDELLQKSENTRRSITIRKAMLSNSRNGRSSHDHLRLCQQVDKLEFEYERLKKDASIYHNLHEQLQLSSCYKLMEESNDEAEKRIREGAFAKGVRDTAFEELLAVEKKDNAFWRRDGKLRSISDSM
- the LOC123077718 gene encoding phosphopantothenoylcysteine decarboxylase isoform X3 translates to MATQEQPSPGAGAARPRRPRVLVAASGSVAAIKFEILCRSLAEWADVRAVATASSLHFIDRESFPSGVALLTDADEWSTWRRIGDEVLHIELRKWADAMLIAPLSANTLAKIAGGLCDNLLTCVVRAWDYSKPIYVARAMNTFMWDNPFTRRHLDVVAGLGVSLIPPVTKRLACGDYGNGAMAEPAEICRTLRLFFGSQVPL